DNA from Thiomicrorhabdus sp. Kp2:
TTGGGAAGCGGCGGTTGCTTCTTGGCAAGATTTAAAGTCAGATGACGATGCTGTTTTTGATACGGTTGTCGAGTTGGATGGTTCGACCATTGAACCTCAAGTCTCGTGGGGAACCTCTCCTGAGATGGTGTTAGATGTAAATGGTAAAGTACCTAATCCAGCTAATGAAGCGGATGCAGTCAAAGCGGGTGGTATTGAACGCGCTTTACACTATATGGGGCTAAAAGCCGATATGCCAATCAAAGACATTCCAGTGGATTATGTGTTTATTGGTTCATGTACCAACTCTCGTATTGAAGACTTTAGAGCGGCGGCTCAGGTATTAAAGGGTCGTAAAATTTCTGATAAGGTTGAACAGGCCTTAGCGGTTCCTGGATCTGGTTTGGTTAAGCAGCAAGCTGAGCAAGAAGGGTTGGATAAAATCTTTATTGAAGCTGGTTTTGAATGGCGTAATCCAGGTTGTTCAATGTGTTTGGCAATGAATGCGGACAAGTTACCAACAGGTAAACATTGTGCATCAACCTCAAACCGTAACTTTGAAGGTCGTCAGGGAGCGGGCGGTCGTACTCACTTAGTGAGTCCAGAGATGGCAGCTGCTGCTGCGGTGGCTGGTCACTTTGTTGATGTTCGTGATTACCTTTAAAACACAATAGCGGAGAAAAATTATGGAAAAGTTTGTAAAAATGACCGCCATTGTGGCGCCGATGGATCGCGCGAATGTGGATACCGATGCGATTATTCCTAAGCAGTTTTTAAAATCCATCAAACGTAGTGGTTTTGGTCCAAACTTGTTTGATGAGTGGCGTTATGAGGATGTGGGGCAGCCAGATTCAGATAATTCGGGCCGTCCATTGCGTAAAGAATTTGTTTTAAACCAAGCGCGTTATCAAGGTGCAAAAATTTTATTGGCACGTGAAAACTTTGGTTGTGGTTCAAGTCGTGAACATGCGCCTTGGGCGTTAAAAGATTATGGATTTGATGCCATTATTGCACCAAGTTTTGCCGACATCTTCTTTAATAACAGTTTTAAAAATGGTATTTTGCCGATTGTTTTAGATGAAGCGGTTGTTGATAAACTTTTCAAAGAAGTTCATGCAGAAGAAGGTTATCAGCTAACGATTGACTTAGAAAATCAACAGATTATTAAACCAAATGGTGAAACGATTGCTTTTGAAGTGGATAGTTTCCGTCGCCATTGTTTAATTAATGGTTTGGATGATATTGGCCTAACCTTGCAGCAC
Protein-coding regions in this window:
- the leuD gene encoding 3-isopropylmalate dehydratase small subunit, with amino-acid sequence MEKFVKMTAIVAPMDRANVDTDAIIPKQFLKSIKRSGFGPNLFDEWRYEDVGQPDSDNSGRPLRKEFVLNQARYQGAKILLARENFGCGSSREHAPWALKDYGFDAIIAPSFADIFFNNSFKNGILPIVLDEAVVDKLFKEVHAEEGYQLTIDLENQQIIKPNGETIAFEVDSFRRHCLINGLDDIGLTLQHEADIKAYEEKRKQTAPWLFMG